A window of Gudongella oleilytica genomic DNA:
TTGACGAATTGACCGCTTAAAGAGATGTTTAGGAGGGTGGTATTATGACGGACGGGATAAACGGGCTTCTTGAAAAAAACAAGGAAGAAATTATTGGCCTTGGACGAAGATTATTTGAAACTCCAGAGCTTGGATACAAGGAATATAAGACCAGAGAGATTTTGCTAAGCTATATAAAAGACATTGAGCTGACTGACTTTGAACCCTATGCTATAACAGGCTTTAAGGCTACTATAGGTGAGGGCAGTCCCCATATCGCACTTCTTTTCGACATGGATGCCCTGCCCACAAAGGGTCACAAGCTTGCTGCAAATGAGGATCTGGCTGCACATTCCTGTGGACACAATGCACAGATGGCTCTTATGGCAGCTGCCTTCAAGGCAATTTATGAAAGTGGGCTTCTTAAGGAAACTGGGGGAGCACTGTCGCTTATGGCAGCTCCCGCAGAGGAGTTCGTTGATTTTGACTACAGAAAAAACCTTATCAAGGAGAGAAAGATCAGGACCTTTTCTGGAAAGCAGAATATGATAGCAGCAGGAGCCTTCGACAATGTTGATCTTGTAATAGGGAGCCACGGCAATGGACTTCCGGGAGCAGTCATAGAAACTGGGACTGCATCAAACGGCTTTATTGCAAAGACCGCCATATTTAAGGGAGTGTCAGCTCACAGCGGGGCATACCCTCACCTTGGGAAAAATGCGCTGAACGCTGCTATACTTGCCATCCAGGCCGTCGGACTGTTAAGAGAGACCTTCCGGGATGACCACCATATAAGGTTCCATCCAGTGATAAAGGAAGGTGGAGATGCGGTAAATACAGTCCCTCACCGGGTAAAGGTCGAGACATATGTGAGGGGAAGTACAGTAGCAGCGATCAATGATGCCAACGACAGGATAAATAATGCCTTCATTTATTCGGCGAAGGCTCTGGGCTGCGAATGCGAAATAGAGGATATTCCAGGATACCTCCCAAGCAATTACTTTGAAGGTGCAGATGGATATTTTCACAAGAGAGCTCTGGAATACTTAGGGAGAGAAGACCTGCTGACCGGAGGAAGGACATTTGCGTCAGATGACGTTGCAGATGTTTCAAATATCAAGCCGGTGCTGCATTTTGGATTCAGCGGCTTTGGAGGCAGCTTTCATGGAGCGGATTTCCATATACTCGACGAGGAAAAGGCCTATTTGGCTCCTGCAAAGCTTGTAGCATCGACAGTGGCAGACATGCTTACCGATAGTGAAAATCTGACTGCAGCCATTAAAAAATTCAAACCGACCATGACCAAGGAAGCCTATGTCAAGAGTTGGCTGGGTCTTAAGGTGGAGGTATAGCAATGTACGATATCCTTGTGATCGGAAGTATCAACGCAGATTTGGTCTTCCATACAGACAAAAGACCTGAGGTAGGAGAAACTGTCCTGGGTAACAGCTTTATTACGGTTCCCGGGGGTAAAGGAGCCAATCAGGCGGTGGCTGCTGCAAGATTGGGAGCTAAGGTGGGCTTTATCGGTTGCGTAGGTGATGATGCCAACGGGAGGGTCATGCTGGAAAATCTTCAAGGACAGGGAGTAGACCTCCAGGGTATCAGCATTCTTAGGGGCATGTCCACCGGAGTAGCGGGGATCGTCCTATCTGGTGGAGAGAACAGCATCATAGTAATACCTGGCGCAAACCACCTGGTATCAAAGGCGATCATTGACGAACACATTGAAATGATATCAAGCTCCAGGATGGTCGTTCTTCAGTTGGAGATACCGATTGAAACTGTGGAGTACGTGCTCGATCTTTGCAGCAAAAAAAATGTACCGGTTATCCTGAATCCGGCTCCGGCTGCTGATATGGAGGCTGACTCAATCCTTAAGGCGACATATATTACACCGAACGAAACTGAGGTGATTCATCTGTTTGGAAACAGGAAAGTAGAGGATATCCTTAAGGAGTATCCCAACAAGCTTATCCTGACTCAAGGAAAGAAAGGGGCTTCATTTCATGACGGTGATAAACTAATACACGTTGAGGGTCATCCGGTCAAGACAGTCGACACGACAGGTGCAGGGGATACCTTCAATGGAGCCCTTGCAGTTGCTTTTGCTGAGGGGAAGGATATTATAAAGGCAGTCGAATTTGCCAACAAGGCAGCTGCAATAAGCGTGACAAAGCTTGGAGCCCAGGGAGGTATGCCGCGGAGGGAAGATCTCAACAATTCATGATTCACAGAGCACAATGCACAATGTATTGTCATCCCGAGCGAAGTCGAGGGATATCAATGAACAATGAACAATGAACAATGAACAATGAACAATGAACAATGAACAGTGAACAGTGAACAATGAACAATGAACAATGTATAATGAACAACGAAGGATCCTTCCTTAACGCTTGGAATGACTGCATTTTGTCATCCTGAACGATAGTGAGGGATCTATCTGCTTTTCTTCGAGCTCATCAGCCAGCTCTTTATTATTCCTCCTTTTGCGGATCCTCTTTAGCATAAGTACCCCAAAATATCAATAACAAAATTGCCTTTTTTCATATTGAATATGGAGTAATAATATGGTAAATTGTATATATGTTGTATATGGTGCATCAACCACACACAATATATAGTTGTTGATGCTGGATATAGAGAACAAGCCAAGGGGGTAAATGCAATGTTGAAGGTGGAGAAGCGTAACGGCCAGATAGTGGAATTTCATGGAGAAAAAATCGAAATTGCCGTCAAGAAGGCTATGAATGAGACAGAAAAAGGTATTGACGAGGTTCTCGCCAGGGAAATAGCAGACAAGGCAATGGATGAGTTTGCCAGTCACGAAAAGGTAAATATCGAGCAGATCCAGGACTTCGTAGAAATCGAATTGATGAAGACAAGACCTGAGGTTGCCAGAAAATACATCATATATCGTGAAGAAAGAGCAAAGCTTAGGGAACAGGGCTGGAACATGACTGACCTGCAGAGGGATATTTACGAAAAGAAATATCGCTTCGATTCAGAGACCTTCGACGAATTTCTTGACAGGGTCAGCGGTGGAAACAACCCGATCAAAAAGGCCATAAAGGACAAGAAATTCATGCCGGCAGGCAGGATCCTTGCCGGAAGAGGCCTTGATAAATACGGCAGGAAAATCACTTTGAGCAACTGCTACGTTATGCCCAAGGTTGAAGACAATATTGAATCTATCTTTGATACAGCCAAGTATCTTGCAAGGACTTATTCCTATGGCGGAGGAGTTGGGCTGACACTTTCAAAGCTCAGACCAAAGGGCTCCAAGGTCAACAACGCTGCCAGCACAACAACTGGAGCAGTAAGCTTTATGGACCTTTACTCAATGGTAACAGGACTTATCGGGATGAGAGGAAGAAGGGGAGCACTGATGCTCAATCTTGATTGTATCCACCCTGACATAGAGGACTTCATAAACGTCAAGAATGACCTTAAGAAGGTAACCTATGCAAATATATCAGTCAACGTCGACGATGAGTTTATGACAGCAGTTAAAGAAGACAGGGACTACACTCTCTACTTCAAGGTAGAATCCACGGGAGAAGAGATATCCAAAACAATAAGGGCGAGAGACCTGTTTAAAAAGCTGGCCTACAACAACTGGAATATGGCAGAGCCAGGTATACTATACAAAAACAGGATAGACTCCTGGCACATGATGAGCCATGACGAGACCTTTGAGTTCGCAGGAGTCAATCCCTGTGCCGAAGAAACACTTCCGGCATTTGGCAGCTGCAATCTGGCATCAATAAATTTAAGCGAATTTGTCAAGCACCCATTTACTAAGTACGCCCGCTTTGAGTTTGAGAAATTTGGAGAAATGGTCAGGAACGGAGTCATTTACCTAAACGAGGTCCTCGATGAGAATATGAACCTCCATCCATTGGAGCAGCAAAGGGAAATGTCCAGAGATCTTCGTCAAATAGGACTAGGAATAATGGGTCTTGCGGATATGTTCATAAAGATGGGCATTAAATATGGAAGCAGCGAATCCATATCCCTCATCCACCAGGTAGGAAGGATCATGATAAACGAAGCATTGAGACAGTCTGCAATGATGGCACAGGTCGACGGTCCTTTCCCAAGGTTCAACCTTGATGCTATACTTGCATCACCATTTGTCCAGGAAAATGCCGATGAGGACGTTTTGGAGCTTATCAAGGAGCACGGCCTAAGGAACAGCCAGCTTCTTACAATACCTCCAACAGGAAGCATTTCGACGCTCGTAGGCTGCAGCAATGGAGTAGAGCCAATATTCCAGGTATCATATACCAGAAAGTCCGAGTCGCTGCACCATGAAGACACCTACTACAAGGTATTAACCCCTATAGTTAAGGATTATATGGATACCAATGGTCTTTCCTACGAGGAGGAGCTTCCTGATTTCTTTATCACCACATCAAACCTTGACTACAAAGAGAGGATTGAGGTACAGGCAACCTGGCAGCAATATATCGATGCCAGCATATCATCCACTGTAAACGTACCCAACGAATTCACGGTCGAAGAGGTCGAGAACCTATATATCTATGCCTGGGAGAAGGGGCTCAAGGGCATTACCATATATAGAGACGGTTGTGCAAGAAGCGGTATCCTTATAAGCAACAAGAAAAAGTCGAACATCGACAAGATCGATGAATTACAGGAACAGATCAGACAGCTTGCAGAAGAGCAGCTAAAAATAGATCCTGAAACCTGCCCTATGTGCGGCGGAAAGGTAAACCATTCAGGTGGCTGCGCTGAGTGTCAGGATTGTGGATACAGTCCTTGCGCGGTATAGGACCAGCGCATCAATATACAAATTTTCAAAGCTTCAAAAACCTTTGGAAACAGCACTGCTGCCAAATTACAGTGCTGTTTATCTATCCCTGGGATGGCCACTATCCAATTTACCGATTGCAATTCTGGTAGTTTTTTTGTATAATAAGTCACATATTAGAATTCTTTGAATTTTATGTTTATTCAATGAAGACTAATGACTACATAATATTAAAGGGGGATAATTATGTCAAAAAGGATTATCAGTTTACTTCTGGCCTTGACTATGATACTTAGTCTTGCAGGCTGCAGAAGTGCAGAGCCAGCACCTGCTCCAGCTCCAGCAGAAACTCCGGCAGAAGCTCCAGCAGAGGCTCCAGTTGCTGAAGACTACAAGATCGGTATAATCACCGGTACAGTATCACAAGGTGAAGAAGAGTATCAGGCAGCACAAAACATGGTCAAGAAATATGGCGATAAGATCGTAACAGCTACATATCCTGATAACTTCTCATCGGAGACTGAGACTACAATAGCAAACGTAGTAGCTCTTGCTTCTGATCCTGCTGTAAAGGCGATAGTATTCGTACAGGCAGTTCCAGGTGCATCAGCAGCGATCGACAAGGTTAGAGAGACAAGACCTGACATGCTTTTCGTGGCAGGAGTTGCAGCAGAAGACCCTGCAACTATATCAAGCAAAGCTGACGTAGTTATGCTTGTAGATGAGATATCAATGGGATCGTCAATCCCGCAAAAAGCTTATGAAATGGGTGCTGAGACCTTCATCCACTACTCATTCGCCCGCCACCTCTCCTATGCAACAATAGCTGCAAGAAGAGAACTTATGATCGAAAAATGTGAAGAACTTGGAATCGAATTCGTAGACGTAACTGCACCAGACCCAACAGGTGATGCAGGCGTATCAGGAGCTCAGCAGTTCATCCTTGAAGATGTGCCAAGGCAAGTTGCCCAATATGGTAAAGACACGGCGTTCTTCTCAACCAACTGCGCAATGCAAGAGCCTTTGATAAGATCAGTTCTTGAACAAGGCGCAATATATCCGCAGCAATGCTGCCCAAGCCCATACCATGGCTACCCGGCTGCATTCAACGTTGACGTTGCAGGCCATGAAGGCGATGTACAATACATGCTTGATCAAATCGACGCTAAACTGACAGAAGCTGGTCAGGAAGGCAGAATGTCAACCTGGAGCGTTCCAATAAACATGCTAATGGTTGAAGCAGGCGTTGACTATGCTATCGAGTTCATCGAAGGAAGAACCAACGGGACTAACGACGAAGCAGTTCTTGGAACAATAATAAACAGGATCGCCGGCGGAGAAGGCTCAGCTCAATTGACTAAATACAATGAGGCTGGCGTAGAGCTTGACAACTTCTACATGCTTCTTTGCGACTTCTATGATTTTGCGGCTAACTAAAATGTATTAGTATAGGATCCGCCGGCTTGATCGGTAAGCCGGCGGATTTTAATGCGTTAATCAGACAAAAAAATAAGCAAAGGATAGGAGGGATGCAATTGGAAACCCGATATCTTCTGAATATGGAGAACATATCCAAGGAGTACTATGGAAACAGAGTATTGAAGGGCGTAAATCTGCAGGTAAAACCAGGCGAGATACACGCTCTCATGGGAGAAAACGGCGCAGGTAAATCCACTCTGATGAACATATTGTTTGGAATGCCGGTAATACATAGCACAGGTGGCTTCGAGGGAACCGTCGAGATAGATGGTAAGCCTGCAGTCATAGATGCACCTCATAAGGCAATGGATTTTGGAATAGGAATGGTGCATCAGGAGTTCATGCTGATCCCGGGATTTACCGTAACTGAGAATATAAAGGTAGGCAGGGAGATAAGCAAGCCTACTTTATTAAGCAGGTTTCTTGGAAGAAGCCTTGAGACACTTGACATGGACTCCATGAGAAGAGATGCAAAAAAAGCATTGAGTGACATTGGCTTGAACATCGAGGAATATGTTAAGGTGGCAGGCCTGCCGATAGGATACATGCAGTTTGTTGAGATAGCAAGGGAGATAGATAAGACTGGCATCAAGCTCCTTGTATTTGACGAGCCGACAGCTGTATTAACTGAAAGCGAGGCAGAGAGACTTTTAGAAATCATGAAGACGATTGCCAGCAAGGGAATTGCAATTATATTTATCACTCATAGACTCGATGAGGTAATGGCAGTCGCAGACAGTCTGACTGTACTAAGAGACGGAGAATTTGTGGCAAGGAAGGATATTAAGGACACTTCAGTAGTTGAGATTGCAGAGCTTATGATCGGAAGAAAGGTCGAAAAGCTCGTTGATGACCAGGAGGATACCCGGATCCTTTCTGATGATGATATCGCAATGTCTATAAAGGATTTTTATGTAATGATGCCGGGAGAGA
This region includes:
- a CDS encoding amidohydrolase; its protein translation is MTDGINGLLEKNKEEIIGLGRRLFETPELGYKEYKTREILLSYIKDIELTDFEPYAITGFKATIGEGSPHIALLFDMDALPTKGHKLAANEDLAAHSCGHNAQMALMAAAFKAIYESGLLKETGGALSLMAAPAEEFVDFDYRKNLIKERKIRTFSGKQNMIAAGAFDNVDLVIGSHGNGLPGAVIETGTASNGFIAKTAIFKGVSAHSGAYPHLGKNALNAAILAIQAVGLLRETFRDDHHIRFHPVIKEGGDAVNTVPHRVKVETYVRGSTVAAINDANDRINNAFIYSAKALGCECEIEDIPGYLPSNYFEGADGYFHKRALEYLGREDLLTGGRTFASDDVADVSNIKPVLHFGFSGFGGSFHGADFHILDEEKAYLAPAKLVASTVADMLTDSENLTAAIKKFKPTMTKEAYVKSWLGLKVEV
- the rbsK gene encoding ribokinase; this encodes MYDILVIGSINADLVFHTDKRPEVGETVLGNSFITVPGGKGANQAVAAARLGAKVGFIGCVGDDANGRVMLENLQGQGVDLQGISILRGMSTGVAGIVLSGGENSIIVIPGANHLVSKAIIDEHIEMISSSRMVVLQLEIPIETVEYVLDLCSKKNVPVILNPAPAADMEADSILKATYITPNETEVIHLFGNRKVEDILKEYPNKLILTQGKKGASFHDGDKLIHVEGHPVKTVDTTGAGDTFNGALAVAFAEGKDIIKAVEFANKAAAISVTKLGAQGGMPRREDLNNS
- a CDS encoding adenosylcobalamin-dependent ribonucleoside-diphosphate reductase → MLKVEKRNGQIVEFHGEKIEIAVKKAMNETEKGIDEVLAREIADKAMDEFASHEKVNIEQIQDFVEIELMKTRPEVARKYIIYREERAKLREQGWNMTDLQRDIYEKKYRFDSETFDEFLDRVSGGNNPIKKAIKDKKFMPAGRILAGRGLDKYGRKITLSNCYVMPKVEDNIESIFDTAKYLARTYSYGGGVGLTLSKLRPKGSKVNNAASTTTGAVSFMDLYSMVTGLIGMRGRRGALMLNLDCIHPDIEDFINVKNDLKKVTYANISVNVDDEFMTAVKEDRDYTLYFKVESTGEEISKTIRARDLFKKLAYNNWNMAEPGILYKNRIDSWHMMSHDETFEFAGVNPCAEETLPAFGSCNLASINLSEFVKHPFTKYARFEFEKFGEMVRNGVIYLNEVLDENMNLHPLEQQREMSRDLRQIGLGIMGLADMFIKMGIKYGSSESISLIHQVGRIMINEALRQSAMMAQVDGPFPRFNLDAILASPFVQENADEDVLELIKEHGLRNSQLLTIPPTGSISTLVGCSNGVEPIFQVSYTRKSESLHHEDTYYKVLTPIVKDYMDTNGLSYEEELPDFFITTSNLDYKERIEVQATWQQYIDASISSTVNVPNEFTVEEVENLYIYAWEKGLKGITIYRDGCARSGILISNKKKSNIDKIDELQEQIRQLAEEQLKIDPETCPMCGGKVNHSGGCAECQDCGYSPCAV
- a CDS encoding DUF3798 domain-containing protein — protein: MSKRIISLLLALTMILSLAGCRSAEPAPAPAPAETPAEAPAEAPVAEDYKIGIITGTVSQGEEEYQAAQNMVKKYGDKIVTATYPDNFSSETETTIANVVALASDPAVKAIVFVQAVPGASAAIDKVRETRPDMLFVAGVAAEDPATISSKADVVMLVDEISMGSSIPQKAYEMGAETFIHYSFARHLSYATIAARRELMIEKCEELGIEFVDVTAPDPTGDAGVSGAQQFILEDVPRQVAQYGKDTAFFSTNCAMQEPLIRSVLEQGAIYPQQCCPSPYHGYPAAFNVDVAGHEGDVQYMLDQIDAKLTEAGQEGRMSTWSVPINMLMVEAGVDYAIEFIEGRTNGTNDEAVLGTIINRIAGGEGSAQLTKYNEAGVELDNFYMLLCDFYDFAAN
- a CDS encoding sugar ABC transporter ATP-binding protein produces the protein MQLETRYLLNMENISKEYYGNRVLKGVNLQVKPGEIHALMGENGAGKSTLMNILFGMPVIHSTGGFEGTVEIDGKPAVIDAPHKAMDFGIGMVHQEFMLIPGFTVTENIKVGREISKPTLLSRFLGRSLETLDMDSMRRDAKKALSDIGLNIEEYVKVAGLPIGYMQFVEIAREIDKTGIKLLVFDEPTAVLTESEAERLLEIMKTIASKGIAIIFITHRLDEVMAVADSLTVLRDGEFVARKDIKDTSVVEIAELMIGRKVEKLVDDQEDTRILSDDDIAMSIKDFYVMMPGEMVKGIDLDIRKGEIFGIGGLAGQGKVGIPNGIMGLYESEGTVKVFGEELDLKKLGNALEHGIANVSEDRRGVGLLLDESIENNIVFTAMQIKEDFIKKIGPMKLFDSKKAKEHALDMIKLLDIRCTGPKQTAGSLSGGNQQKVCLARALTIDPEILIVSEPTRGIDIGAKKLVLEYLVKLNREKGLTIIMVSSELVELRSLCDRIAIVSDGKLAKILKPNDSDAEFGLAMAGLRKESGGNE